The nucleotide sequence GGGTCGCCCTCGTAGGTGCCGGGCCGCACGTCGGGGTCGAGGCGGACCTCGCGCAGGCCGACCCGGGCGAGGGCGTCGGCGGCGAAGGCGGCGGCCTGGTCGGCGGTCAGCTCCTCCGGGCCCCTCGCCCACTCGAGGACCACCCCGCCGGCCAGCGCGACCGCGCAGGCCACGGCGAGGGCGGCGAGGGCGGCCCTCAACCGGGGGGCCGGCCGGTCAGCCGGACGTGGCCGGCGCCGGGGACGACCGTGCCGACCACCGCGGCGCCGGGGCGGCCGGCGGCGGCGAGCGCGTCGACGACCGTGCCGGCGTCGTCGGGCGCCACGGCGAGCACCATCCCGAGCCCGAGGTTGAACACCCGCGCCATCTCGGCCTCGTCGACCTCGCCCAGCCGGCGGATCTCGCCGAAGACGCGCGGCTCGGCCCACGAGGACCGGTCGAGCACGGCGTCGACCCCGGCCGGCAGCACCCTGGACAGGTTGCCGGGGAGGCCACCCCCGGTCACGTGGGCGACGGCGTGCACGTCGGCGGCGGCGACGGCAGCCAGCACGGCCCGGGCGTAGACGACCGACGGCCGCAGCAGCTCGTCGGCGAGCGAGTGCCCCGCGCCCTCCCAGGCCGGGCCGTCGAGCGGGAGGCCGGCCCGGTCGAGCAGCACCCGGCGGGCCAGCGAGTAGCCGTTGCAGCGCAGGCCGGGCGAGGGCAGGCCGACGAGCACGTCGCCCGCCGCCACCCGCTCGCCGGTGATCACCCGGTCCCGCTCGACCACGCCGACCGCGAACCCGGCGAGGTCGAACCCGCCCTCCTCCAGCGCGCCGGGGTGCTCGGCCATCTCCCCGCCGACCAGCGCGCAGCCGGCCTGGCGGCACCCCTCGGCCACCCCGCCGACCAGGGTGGCGACCGCGGCCGGGTCCAGGCGGCCGACGGCGACGTAGTCGAGCAGGAACAGTGGCTCGGCGCCCTGGCAGACGAGGTCGTCGACGCACATGGCGACGAGGTCGACCCCGATCGTGTCGAGCCGGCCGGTGGCCGCGGCGACGAGGGCCTTGGTGCCGACCCCGTCGGTCGACGAGACCAGCACCGGCCGGCGGTAGCGCTCGGTCGGCACGGCGACGAGCGCGCCGAACCCGCCGAGGTCGCCGAGCACCTCGGGGCGGAACGTCGAGCGGGCGGCCGCCCTGATCCGGTCGACCGCCTCCTCGCCGGCGGCGATGCTGACCCCGGCCGCCTCGTAGGTCTCGCCCACGGGGCCGGGCTACCGGCGGGCGGCGGGCGCCGCGGCCGACGCCGCGCCCCGGCCCAGCCGCGTCGGGTGGGCGTCCACCTCGAGCACGCCCTTGTGGAGGTCGACGGGCACGGCCACCGGGTAGTGGCCGGTGAGGCAGGCCGTGCAGAACCCGGCACCGACGGCGCCGGTGGCCGCCACCAGCCCGTCGAGGGCGAGGTAGGAGAGGCTGTCGGCGGCGAGGTAGCCGCGAATCTCGTCGACCTCGAGGCTGGCGGCCAGCAGCTCGCCCCGCTCGCCGGTGTCCATCCCGTAGAAGCACGGCCACCGGTAGGGCGGCGACGTGATGCGCAGGTGGACCTCCGCGGCGCCGGCCTCGCGCAGCATCCGCACCAGCTGCTTCTGGGTGGTGCCCCGCACGATCGAGTCGTCCACGACGACCAGCCGCTTGCCGGCGATGTTCTCCCGCAGCGGGTTCAGCTTGAGGCGGACGCCGGCGGCCCGCAGCTCCTGGCTCGGGGCGATGAACGTCCGGCCGATGTAGCGGTTCTTCACCAGCCCCTGCCCGTAGGGGATCCCGCTGCGGCGGGCGAAGCCCTCGGCGGCGGCGATGCCGGACTCGGGCACGCCCATGACCATCGCCGGGCGGGGCGACGGGGAGGGGTCGGGCGGCAGCGGGGCCTGGTCGGCCAGCATCTCGCCCATCCGCAGCCGGGCGGAGTGGACGCTGCGGCCGTAGAGCTGGCTGTCGGGGCGGGCGAAGTAGACGAACTCGAACAGGCACAGCCGGGGGTCGACCCGCTCGTCCGGGAAGGGCCGGGACGAGCGGTGCCCGGTGGCGTCGACGACGATCATCTCGCCCGGCTCGAGCTCGCGGACGAAGTGGGCGCCGACGATGTCGAGCGCGGTCGTCTCCGAGGCCAGCACCCAGCCCCGCTCCAGCCGGCCGAGGCACAGGGGCCGGAACCCGTTGGGGTCGCGGACGCCGATCACCCTCGTCTCGTCCATCAGCACGAACGAGAACGCGCCCTCCAGGCGGGGCAGCACGCGGGCGAGGGCCGTCTCGAGGGCCCGCCCGTCGCTGCGGTTGTCGCCCAGGCGGCGGAGCTCGACCTCGACCATCTCGGCCACGAGGTCGGTGTCGCTCTCCACCATGCCGGGGAGCATCCCGGCCTCGGCCGCGAGGCGCGACGTGTTGGTCAGGTTGCCGTTGTGGCCGAGGGCGAAGCCGCCCTCGCCGACGTCGCCCCGGTAGACCGGCTGGGCGTTGCGCCAGGTGCTCGACCCGGTGGTCGAGTACCGGGTGTGGCCGATGGCGAGGTGCCCGGGCAGGCCGGCCAGGGTGCGGTCGTCGAAGGCGTGGGTGACGAGGCCCATGTCCTTCACGACGGTGATCGTCTCGCCGTCGCTCACCGCCATGCCGGCCGACTCCTGGCCCCGGTGCTGGAGGGCGTGCAGCCCGAGGTAGACGAGGTGGGCGACCGGCTGGCCGGGGGCGTAGACCCCGAAGACGCCGCAGGCCTCCTTGGGGGCGTCGTCCACGATCACGCTCCCATGGTAGGGGGGCGGCTCACGCCAGCCGGGTGACGGCGGCAGGGGCGACGGTCGCCGCCAGGTCGGCGGCCAGGCGGAGGGCGTCGGCCCGGCGGAGGCGGGCGACCGTGACCCGCACGGCCGGGCCGCTGCGCAGGCGGAAGCGGGCGCCGGCGGCGACCGCCCACCCGCGGGCCAGCAGGCCGGCGACGACGGGCTCCTCGGCGGGGACCGGCACCCAGACGTTGAGGCCCGACCGGCCGGTGGCGGCGATGCCGTGGCGGGCGAGGGCGGCGACGAGCGCGGCCCGCCGGCCGGCGTAGGTGCTCGCCGCCCGCTCCAGCCGGGCCTCGGTGGCCGGGTCGGCGAGCAGGGCGGCGACCGTGTCCTGGAGCACGTGGCTCACCCAGCCGGCGCCCAGCCGCTGACGGCCCTCGACCCGCGCCACCGTCGTGGCGTCGCCGGCGACGACGGCCAGGCGGAGGTCGGGCCCGAGCGACTTCGACACCGACCGCAGCACCGCCCATCGCGGCCGGCGGCCGTCGGCCAGCGGGAGGAGGTCGGCGCCCGCCACCGGCCCGGCGTGGTCGTCCTCGACGACCAGCGCGTCGGGGTGGCGGCGCAGCACCCGGCGGAGGTCCCGCCGGCGCTCGGCGTCGACGGCCGCCCCGGTCGGGTTGCCGGCCCTCGGGGTGACGACGGCGACGGCCGCCCCGCCGGCGAGCGCCCGGTCGAGGTCGTCGGGGAG is from Acidimicrobiales bacterium and encodes:
- the purM gene encoding phosphoribosylformylglycinamidine cyclo-ligase; translation: MGETYEAAGVSIAAGEEAVDRIRAAARSTFRPEVLGDLGGFGALVAVPTERYRRPVLVSSTDGVGTKALVAAATGRLDTIGVDLVAMCVDDLVCQGAEPLFLLDYVAVGRLDPAAVATLVGGVAEGCRQAGCALVGGEMAEHPGALEEGGFDLAGFAVGVVERDRVITGERVAAGDVLVGLPSPGLRCNGYSLARRVLLDRAGLPLDGPAWEGAGHSLADELLRPSVVYARAVLAAVAAADVHAVAHVTGGGLPGNLSRVLPAGVDAVLDRSSWAEPRVFGEIRRLGEVDEAEMARVFNLGLGMVLAVAPDDAGTVVDALAAAGRPGAAVVGTVVPGAGHVRLTGRPPG
- the purF gene encoding amidophosphoribosyltransferase — translated: MIVDDAPKEACGVFGVYAPGQPVAHLVYLGLHALQHRGQESAGMAVSDGETITVVKDMGLVTHAFDDRTLAGLPGHLAIGHTRYSTTGSSTWRNAQPVYRGDVGEGGFALGHNGNLTNTSRLAAEAGMLPGMVESDTDLVAEMVEVELRRLGDNRSDGRALETALARVLPRLEGAFSFVLMDETRVIGVRDPNGFRPLCLGRLERGWVLASETTALDIVGAHFVRELEPGEMIVVDATGHRSSRPFPDERVDPRLCLFEFVYFARPDSQLYGRSVHSARLRMGEMLADQAPLPPDPSPSPRPAMVMGVPESGIAAAEGFARRSGIPYGQGLVKNRYIGRTFIAPSQELRAAGVRLKLNPLRENIAGKRLVVVDDSIVRGTTQKQLVRMLREAGAAEVHLRITSPPYRWPCFYGMDTGERGELLAASLEVDEIRGYLAADSLSYLALDGLVAATGAVGAGFCTACLTGHYPVAVPVDLHKGVLEVDAHPTRLGRGAASAAAPAARR
- a CDS encoding aminotransferase class I/II-fold pyridoxal phosphate-dependent enzyme, producing MTIATQYRLRGRTAADIASSAERAIAEGRLPAGAVLPPVRSLAADLGVSPGTVAAAYRALAARGLVRGEGRRGTRVRPAPPLATPGGLALPPGVVDLADGNPDPALLPPLAPALARAGRRQRLYGEPAAGAELVERVVAGLAADGVPADRVAVVGGALDGLERVLQAATRPGDAVAVEDPGYPGVHDLVAALGLAAVPVAVDDAGPLPDDLDRALAGGAAVAVVTPRAGNPTGAAVDAERRRDLRRVLRRHPDALVVEDDHAGPVAGADLLPLADGRRPRWAVLRSVSKSLGPDLRLAVVAGDATTVARVEGRQRLGAGWVSHVLQDTVAALLADPATEARLERAASTYAGRRAALVAALARHGIAATGRSGLNVWVPVPAEEPVVAGLLARGWAVAAGARFRLRSGPAVRVTVARLRRADALRLAADLAATVAPAAVTRLA